The following nucleotide sequence is from Thermogemmatispora onikobensis.
CCTAAAATCACCGGTACGGGCGGCTTGCCAACGCGCGTGAGAAAGCGCTCCAGGGGAGCCAGTTCATAGATCGGCTGAGTCATGATAAAGTGGGCCCCGGCCTCCAACTTGCAATAGTATTTCTCGATCTCGCGCTCGCCCTCCTCTTCGCTGACATTGAGGTTGAGGGCGGCCCCTATATGGAAGGAGGCCTTGGCACCAATGGAGCCTCCTGCCGCATCGTGCCCTTCATTCATCCCTCGCAGAATACGGATCAGGCCGACCGAATCGACATCCCAGACCCCGGTAGTATTGGGATAGTCTCCCACGCGCAGTGGGTCGCCTGTCAGAGCAAGAATATTGCGCAGTCCCAGGGCATGGGCCCCCAGCAGTTCGGCCTGCAGCGCCATCAAGTTGCGGTCGCGGGTCGTAAAGTGGATGATGGTCTCCATGCCCAGGTGATCCTGGATCAGGCGCGCCAGGGCGATGCAGCTCATGCGCACACGCGCCAACGGGCTATCAGCGATGTTGATACAGTCGACCCCATCGCGCTGGAGCTGGGCGGCCCCGGCCAGAATCTTGGAGGGATTGAGGCCCATCGGCGGGTCTAACTCAACGCTGATAACGAATTCGCCAGCCTCTAGCTTCTGCTGCAGGCGTGTCTTACTCCCTTCCTGGGGCAGGATGACCTCTTCCTCGGGCAGCGTGCCGATGGGAGGACGACGCTCGCCGCGCACGTGAATCACCGACGAGGCCGCCAGGCTGTCTCCCAGGCCCTGGACGGTCGCCGACGCCCCATTCTGCTGCCCGGCCTTCTCGCTCTGGCTCGCAGCCGCCGCCTCACGCCCATAGTGGGCGTCGAGTGCCTTCCGCATGGCTTCGATGTGGCGTGGTGTGGTGCCACAGCAGCCGCCAATGAGGCGTACCCCGGCCTGGGCAAAGCGCAGAGCATAGTCGGCAAAGTAGTCGGGCGTCGAGACATAGAAGAAGCGGCTGCCGATGCGCGTCGGCAGGCCAGCATTGGGCTGGGCCGAAAAGAGCGGGGGGCGCTTCCCCTGGCGGTTGGCGGCCTGAATCTCTTCGTCGAGGGCCCCAATCATGCCTTGTAGGGCCTCCAGGGTCATCGCCGGCCCCACGCAGCAGTTGGCCCCCATCACATCAACCCCCAGCTCATACAGCTCTCGCGCAACGCTGGCCGCCGACTGACCGGAGAGCGTGCGCCCATCCTCGTAGAAGCTAACTTGAGCCACAATCGGCAGCCCACCAACCTCCTGAGCCGCCAGTATGGCCTGACGCAGTTCGGCCAGACTGGTAAAGGTCTCTAAAATCAGCAGCTCGGCCCCCCCTTCCTGGAGGGCTTCGATCTGCTCTCGGAAGGCCGCCCGCACCTCGCTGAGCCGCCCACTCTCGGGTGCCTGCAGCGGCTGACCGCTCGGTCCAATAGCCCCCGCGATAAAGACCGGCAACCCAACAATTTCACGCGCCTCAATCGCCCGTCGCACCCCCTGAAAATTGATCTCGCGGACCCGATCCTCCAGGTTGTAGGCAGCCAGACGCAGGCGATTGGCACCAAAAGTATTGGTCTCGATAATCTGGGCCCCGGCACTGATGTACTCGCGATGGATGCCTTGAATCAATTCCGGGCGCGTGACGTTGAGCAGATCGAAACATTGCTCGTAGGGCACGCCACGCGCGTAGAGCAGGGTTCCCATCGCTCCATCACATAGCAACGGACCCTGTTGCAGTCGCTCCAACAATACGTGCTCCATAATAAGAGACCACTCCACCGGCAATACTGGCAATTGCGTTCGCTTCGTTGTCCTTCTATTGTACTCCCTCTCTGGCCTCTTCTTCCAGAGCGACGCGCCTGAACAGGGCAGGCTGGCCGCGAGATAGGCGAGATATGCTATACTTTTAACCAGCGAACCCCTGGGAAAGGTTCGCTTCCCTTCCGGCGAGGTGGAACGGATGGTGTTCAGAGCATGCAGATGCCAGGCAGCAGT
It contains:
- a CDS encoding bifunctional homocysteine S-methyltransferase/methylenetetrahydrofolate reductase; the protein is MEHVLLERLQQGPLLCDGAMGTLLYARGVPYEQCFDLLNVTRPELIQGIHREYISAGAQIIETNTFGANRLRLAAYNLEDRVREINFQGVRRAIEAREIVGLPVFIAGAIGPSGQPLQAPESGRLSEVRAAFREQIEALQEGGAELLILETFTSLAELRQAILAAQEVGGLPIVAQVSFYEDGRTLSGQSAASVARELYELGVDVMGANCCVGPAMTLEALQGMIGALDEEIQAANRQGKRPPLFSAQPNAGLPTRIGSRFFYVSTPDYFADYALRFAQAGVRLIGGCCGTTPRHIEAMRKALDAHYGREAAAASQSEKAGQQNGASATVQGLGDSLAASSVIHVRGERRPPIGTLPEEEVILPQEGSKTRLQQKLEAGEFVISVELDPPMGLNPSKILAGAAQLQRDGVDCINIADSPLARVRMSCIALARLIQDHLGMETIIHFTTRDRNLMALQAELLGAHALGLRNILALTGDPLRVGDYPNTTGVWDVDSVGLIRILRGMNEGHDAAGGSIGAKASFHIGAALNLNVSEEEGEREIEKYYCKLEAGAHFIMTQPIYELAPLERFLTRVGKPPVPVILGCIPLHSWRHAEFLHNEVAGVTIPERVRERMRAAGDQGTEEGLRLAQELLMEARELVQGVYLLPSYRRYDIVGRLTRLLREAPAGA